A single genomic interval of Rosistilla ulvae harbors:
- a CDS encoding P-II family nitrogen regulator → MKQVIAVVKPYLAQKVLGSLERAPIEAITVTEVKGFGRQKSYLDQYGDSEYSEAFLPKVEITAWVEDARVEEILAKLVSVARSGRMGDGKIFVMPVLGFLEEPSGA, encoded by the coding sequence GTGAAACAAGTCATCGCCGTCGTGAAGCCGTATCTCGCTCAGAAAGTCCTGGGCAGCCTGGAACGTGCGCCGATCGAAGCGATCACAGTCACCGAGGTCAAAGGTTTTGGACGCCAGAAAAGCTATCTCGACCAATACGGAGACAGCGAATATTCCGAGGCGTTTCTGCCCAAAGTCGAGATCACCGCGTGGGTCGAAGACGCTCGCGTCGAGGAGATCCTGGCGAAACTGGTCTCCGTCGCCCGCAGCGGTCGGATGGGAGACGGCAAGATCTTCGTGATGCCGGTGCTCGGGTTCCTGGAAGAACCAAGCGGTGCCTAG
- a CDS encoding DUF4430 domain-containing protein, with amino-acid sequence MVFVCQTASAARVRRIVAITCLLLLAVAGCQNADDPVAAPPADSAKIAVGFVFEFGEGEPVEIALDAVPAGSTVADAMRQIAEMPGTVQLEIVGKGDMTFVQSINGKTTSGNEGWSYYVNEEWAQAGVGAIELKEGDLVRWTYGESEF; translated from the coding sequence ATGGTCTTCGTTTGTCAAACCGCCTCCGCGGCGAGGGTTCGTCGCATCGTTGCGATCACCTGTTTGTTGTTGCTTGCTGTGGCCGGATGCCAGAATGCGGACGATCCCGTCGCAGCTCCGCCGGCGGATTCAGCGAAGATCGCGGTCGGGTTTGTCTTCGAATTTGGCGAAGGAGAACCTGTCGAGATCGCACTCGACGCGGTGCCAGCTGGTTCGACGGTCGCCGATGCGATGCGTCAGATCGCGGAGATGCCCGGCACGGTCCAGCTGGAGATCGTCGGGAAGGGCGACATGACGTTTGTCCAATCGATCAACGGCAAAACGACTTCCGGAAACGAAGGCTGGTCGTATTACGTGAACGAAGAATGGGCTCAGGCGGGCGTCGGGGCGATCGAACTGAAAGAGGGCGATCTGGTTCGCTGGACTTATGGCGAGTCGGAGTTCTAA
- the tyrS gene encoding tyrosine--tRNA ligase — protein MTDILSELRWRNLIHQVTDEAGLAKLLSEGSQSVYAGFDPTADSLHVGSLLPLMMLRRFQRAGHRPVALVGGATGMIGDPSGKSEERNLLSADQLEKNVAGIASQVQSFLDSDGDNAAQLVNNFDWMKDFSYLNFLRDVGKNFPVGVMMGKESVKSRLTSEAGLSYTEFSYMLLQAYDFVELNKQLGCRVQLGGSDQWGNITAGIDLGRRMGTPQLYGMTSPLLLTSDGRKMGKTERGTIWLSAERTSPYEFFQYWRNVDDKDVMTCLHYLTEIDREECESLAQELETNAGAAVAQKRLAEWLTQLVHGEAGLKSALNASQILFGGEISDLSDKELTQIFADVPSKELPKSALEGEGLWIVEAFKTSGLVSSNGEARRAVQEGSAYVNNQRQQDIDIKLTRADLASESVMVLRRGKKKYALLRFV, from the coding sequence ATGACCGACATCCTCTCGGAACTCCGCTGGCGGAACCTGATCCATCAAGTCACAGATGAAGCGGGACTTGCGAAACTCTTGTCCGAAGGTTCTCAAAGCGTCTACGCGGGCTTCGACCCGACGGCCGACAGTCTGCACGTCGGCAGCCTGTTGCCGCTAATGATGCTGCGTCGTTTTCAACGCGCCGGGCATCGTCCGGTCGCGTTGGTCGGCGGTGCGACGGGAATGATCGGCGATCCGAGTGGGAAGAGCGAAGAGCGGAACCTGTTATCGGCCGACCAGCTTGAGAAGAACGTTGCGGGGATCGCGTCGCAGGTTCAGAGTTTCCTCGACTCCGACGGCGACAACGCCGCTCAGTTGGTGAACAACTTCGACTGGATGAAGGACTTTAGCTACCTGAACTTCCTGCGTGATGTCGGCAAGAACTTTCCCGTCGGTGTGATGATGGGGAAGGAATCGGTTAAGTCGCGACTGACTAGCGAGGCGGGGCTCAGCTACACCGAGTTCAGTTACATGCTGTTGCAGGCCTACGACTTTGTCGAACTGAACAAGCAGCTCGGTTGCCGAGTGCAGTTGGGTGGCAGCGATCAATGGGGCAACATCACCGCCGGCATCGACCTCGGTCGCCGGATGGGGACGCCGCAATTGTACGGCATGACCTCGCCACTGCTGCTGACCAGCGATGGCCGCAAGATGGGCAAGACCGAACGGGGAACGATCTGGTTGAGTGCCGAACGGACCAGCCCTTACGAGTTCTTCCAATACTGGCGAAACGTCGACGATAAAGACGTGATGACCTGCTTGCACTACCTGACCGAGATCGACCGCGAGGAATGCGAGTCGCTGGCCCAAGAGCTGGAAACCAATGCAGGTGCCGCGGTCGCACAGAAGCGGCTGGCCGAATGGCTGACGCAGCTGGTCCATGGCGAAGCGGGGCTGAAGAGCGCCCTGAACGCTTCGCAAATCCTGTTTGGTGGCGAGATCAGCGACCTGTCGGATAAAGAGCTGACGCAGATCTTTGCCGATGTCCCGAGCAAGGAGCTGCCGAAGTCGGCGCTCGAAGGTGAGGGGCTTTGGATCGTCGAAGCGTTTAAGACATCGGGGCTCGTTTCCAGCAATGGCGAAGCGCGTCGGGCGGTGCAAGAGGGAAGTGCCTACGTCAACAACCAGCGGCAGCAGGATATCGATATCAAGTTGACGCGTGCCGATCTGGCCAGCGAATCGGTGATGGTGCTGCGTCGCGGCAAGAAGAAATACGCACTGCTGCGATTCGTCTAA
- a CDS encoding aldehyde dehydrogenase (NADP(+)): protein MSTTAQSEPVLIAGQWRPASLDTANTNVFQATDPSNMELLSPVFPVSSWQDCDEALNAAAAAYAELRQLPRERIAAFLEAFADRIDAAKDRLVAAANRETGLPASPRLADVELPRTTNQLRLAAAACRSGDWAAATIDTKAGIRSCYQSLGPVCVFGPNNFPFAFGSLSGGDFAAAIAAGNPVIGKANSSHPETTKIFAEEAFAALQATDLPTATVQLIYRLNHADGERLVADPRVGATGYTGSRGAGLALKAAADRAGKPIYLELSSVNPVAILPGAMVERGDAIIKDFVGSALMGTGQFCTSPGIILMTKGENADKFVEAVSAAYQAATPGTLLSPAVTKSLGAGIQTLRDAGAELVCGGGDPVEGRCARSNTLLKTTGGKFLSDPETFQTEAFGNASMVVVADDIDQLTQVIDSLEGNLTGCIYSANDGSDDAVYPQVAFALEPKVGRILNDKMPTGVAVSPAMNHGGPYPSTGHPGFTAVGIPAALPRFAKLTCFDAVRPARLPELLQDKNPTGSTWRFIDGQWSQADV, encoded by the coding sequence ATGTCCACAACAGCCCAATCCGAACCTGTATTGATTGCCGGTCAATGGCGGCCCGCTTCGCTCGACACCGCGAATACTAACGTATTTCAAGCGACCGATCCAAGCAACATGGAATTGCTGAGCCCTGTTTTTCCGGTCAGTTCGTGGCAGGATTGCGACGAAGCGCTGAACGCTGCCGCTGCCGCTTATGCTGAACTGCGTCAGCTGCCACGCGAGCGAATCGCTGCGTTTTTGGAAGCCTTTGCCGACCGCATCGACGCCGCCAAAGATCGCTTGGTCGCCGCGGCGAACCGCGAAACCGGGCTGCCTGCCAGCCCGCGATTAGCCGACGTCGAACTGCCGCGGACGACGAACCAGTTGCGTTTGGCGGCCGCCGCCTGCCGCAGTGGCGATTGGGCCGCCGCGACGATCGATACCAAAGCGGGCATCCGATCGTGTTACCAGTCCTTGGGGCCGGTCTGCGTCTTTGGCCCCAATAACTTTCCGTTCGCCTTCGGCAGCCTCAGCGGAGGCGATTTCGCCGCCGCGATCGCAGCGGGCAACCCCGTGATCGGCAAAGCGAACAGCTCGCATCCCGAAACGACCAAGATCTTCGCTGAAGAAGCGTTTGCCGCGCTGCAAGCGACCGACCTGCCGACCGCAACGGTTCAATTGATCTATCGTTTGAACCACGCCGATGGCGAGCGATTGGTCGCCGATCCTCGCGTTGGCGCGACCGGATACACCGGTTCGCGTGGCGCCGGTCTGGCGCTCAAAGCGGCTGCCGATCGGGCTGGCAAGCCGATCTATCTTGAATTGTCGAGCGTCAATCCCGTCGCGATCCTGCCCGGTGCGATGGTCGAACGCGGCGATGCGATCATCAAGGACTTTGTCGGTAGCGCCTTGATGGGAACCGGCCAGTTCTGCACCAGCCCGGGGATCATCTTGATGACCAAGGGTGAGAACGCGGACAAATTTGTCGAAGCGGTCTCGGCTGCCTATCAAGCGGCTACGCCCGGCACGTTGCTATCGCCCGCGGTCACGAAGTCGTTGGGGGCGGGAATCCAAACATTGCGCGACGCAGGGGCGGAATTGGTCTGCGGCGGAGGCGATCCGGTCGAAGGTCGCTGTGCCCGATCCAACACGCTGCTGAAAACAACGGGCGGGAAGTTCCTGAGCGATCCCGAAACATTCCAGACCGAAGCGTTTGGCAACGCATCGATGGTTGTGGTTGCCGACGACATCGATCAATTGACCCAAGTGATCGATTCGTTGGAAGGTAATCTGACCGGGTGCATCTATTCGGCGAACGACGGATCCGACGACGCGGTTTATCCGCAAGTCGCCTTCGCGTTGGAACCGAAGGTCGGCCGGATCTTGAACGACAAGATGCCGACCGGCGTCGCTGTCAGTCCCGCGATGAATCACGGCGGTCCCTATCCATCGACCGGCCACCCCGGCTTCACCGCCGTCGGCATTCCAGCCGCGTTGCCACGATTTGCCAAACTGACCTGCTTCGATGCCGTTCGGCCAGCACGCCTGCCCGAATTACTGCAGGACAAAAATCCGACCGGGTCGACTTGGCGGTTCATCGACGGCCAGTGGTCGCAAGCCGACGTTTGA
- a CDS encoding SGNH/GDSL hydrolase family protein, translated as MYPINKASKHIARAGFWRVCRARGIAFRLIALAIGLLPLLMIESTLWVLDLPRAESRIEAIGEANGTRRLFLLNRATGRYEIAPDRLNLFRPDSFVAEKPADLRRVFVLGGSTVQGRPYQIETAFSTWLGLALQSCHPRHRWEVVNCGGVSYASYRVAAILDEVLQYQPDAIILYIGHNEFLERQSFGQLQRLPDWLVPSLSAVERMRTFQLLRSQIFADAALEPSTRELLTHNVDALLDNQGGLAEYHPDAPPREAVEEAFADNLDAMIAYCRQRNVPVIVCCPARNLVDCPPFKSEPLVPLDDSDQRAFDVAMATATDEQAAAADRIAALRTAQAIDPPNPSVAYRLGRLMLQAGEIETARQQLTLAADNDSCPLRIRSSMQSQIRAIAAQRQVPLLDVDRLMQSHSRNGLVGAKWMVDHVHPTVHGHQMIADALREIFVDQRLTTSDVDCQSNREAAYADHLRSLDESYFVRGQQRLEGLKQWAAGRAR; from the coding sequence TTGTATCCAATCAATAAGGCTTCCAAGCATATCGCCCGAGCTGGCTTTTGGCGAGTGTGCCGAGCCCGCGGGATCGCCTTTCGATTGATCGCCCTCGCGATCGGCTTGCTGCCATTGCTGATGATCGAATCGACCCTCTGGGTGCTCGATTTGCCGCGAGCCGAATCGAGGATCGAAGCGATCGGCGAAGCCAACGGCACGCGTCGCCTGTTCCTTCTCAATCGGGCGACCGGACGGTATGAGATCGCTCCGGATCGGTTGAACCTGTTCCGCCCCGATTCTTTTGTCGCTGAAAAGCCAGCCGACCTGAGACGCGTTTTTGTGCTGGGAGGTTCGACCGTCCAGGGCCGCCCCTATCAAATCGAGACAGCGTTTTCGACTTGGCTGGGGCTGGCGCTGCAGTCGTGTCATCCCCGACATCGATGGGAAGTTGTCAATTGCGGCGGCGTTTCATATGCCAGCTATCGCGTGGCGGCGATCCTCGACGAAGTGCTCCAATACCAACCCGATGCGATCATCTTATACATCGGACACAATGAATTTCTGGAGCGTCAGTCGTTCGGCCAGCTGCAACGCTTGCCCGACTGGCTAGTCCCGTCGCTGAGTGCGGTGGAGCGGATGAGGACGTTTCAATTGCTGCGCAGCCAGATCTTCGCCGACGCCGCGTTGGAACCGAGCACCCGCGAATTGCTGACTCACAACGTCGACGCACTGCTGGACAACCAAGGCGGCCTGGCGGAATATCATCCCGATGCGCCGCCGCGCGAGGCGGTGGAAGAGGCGTTTGCCGACAACCTCGACGCGATGATCGCCTATTGCAGGCAGCGGAATGTGCCGGTCATCGTCTGCTGTCCGGCGAGGAACCTTGTCGATTGTCCGCCATTCAAATCGGAACCGCTGGTGCCGCTGGACGATTCCGATCAGCGAGCATTCGACGTGGCGATGGCGACAGCGACCGACGAACAGGCCGCGGCAGCCGACCGCATCGCGGCGCTTCGCACGGCGCAAGCGATCGATCCCCCAAACCCAAGCGTCGCGTATCGGCTGGGGCGACTGATGTTGCAGGCCGGGGAAATCGAGACGGCGCGGCAACAACTGACACTTGCCGCCGACAACGACAGTTGCCCGTTGCGGATTCGCAGTTCGATGCAGAGTCAGATCCGTGCGATCGCCGCGCAACGACAGGTGCCGCTGCTGGACGTCGATCGACTGATGCAATCGCACAGCCGCAACGGATTGGTCGGGGCAAAGTGGATGGTCGACCATGTCCACCCGACGGTCCACGGCCATCAAATGATCGCCGACGCTCTACGGGAGATCTTCGTCGACCAGCGTCTGACAACAAGCGACGTCGATTGCCAAAGCAACCGCGAAGCAGCCTATGCCGATCACCTGCGATCGCTCGACGAAAGCTACTTCGTCCGCGGCCAACAGCGTCTGGAAGGACTCAAGCAATGGGCCGCCGGCCGAGCGAGATAG
- a CDS encoding YaiI/YqxD family protein: MHAIHLGQDFQRWADEGKLELCYTTAVVGSLAAVGILEKLKCPVRGGDAQELSEVKIWIDADAAPMDVKQIVFRAAKRLDVETILVANRMMEVPASLSMVRSIQVREGADQADRYIAAEGQRGDLAITADLPLAGDLVEKGLFVIDPRGEEYSPETITSRLSMRNFMDDLRGAGMVVGRTAPYGETDKKAFAATFDRLLTRALRLAERAKK, translated from the coding sequence TTGCATGCGATTCATTTGGGGCAGGATTTTCAAAGGTGGGCAGACGAAGGTAAGCTGGAACTATGTTACACGACTGCCGTTGTCGGTTCTTTGGCTGCGGTTGGAATCTTGGAAAAATTGAAGTGCCCCGTCCGTGGCGGCGACGCTCAGGAGCTCAGCGAAGTGAAGATTTGGATCGATGCCGATGCGGCTCCCATGGATGTCAAGCAGATCGTATTTCGCGCCGCCAAGCGATTGGATGTCGAAACGATTTTGGTCGCCAACCGAATGATGGAGGTTCCCGCCAGTTTGTCGATGGTTCGATCGATCCAGGTTCGCGAGGGAGCGGATCAGGCGGATCGCTACATCGCAGCGGAGGGCCAGCGAGGCGATCTGGCGATCACGGCCGATCTGCCGTTGGCGGGTGACTTAGTCGAGAAAGGGTTGTTTGTGATCGACCCGCGCGGCGAAGAGTATTCGCCCGAAACGATCACCAGCCGGTTGTCGATGCGTAACTTTATGGACGACCTTCGCGGTGCGGGGATGGTTGTCGGCCGAACCGCTCCCTACGGCGAGACCGATAAAAAAGCGTTTGCCGCCACCTTCGACCGCCTGTTGACCCGAGCCCTCCGGTTGGCCGAGCGTGCGAAGAAGTAG
- a CDS encoding glycoside hydrolase family protein, protein MQLSFSNRIVVAVALFLVAPACGAAEPSIRELNRFAAAEAQQAVAVDATSYCAISSQSIGRYEKQTNKPIANWTAPADSTIQHLNSGLVYDGRLYCAHSNWPASPLKNTLEIFDAATLKPLESKAFPESEGAINWIDRQHDAWWIVFAFYGEEASRTQLVRYDDNWKPTGHWSFPEPVVQRFLPNSNSGGSFGPNGNLYVTGHDRGELYVLDVPEADGELIHVNTLAAPIAGQGIAWDRSDVGSLYGIVRGNKEVVAMQMSNTEEFTKLKRPVEWVRNKNNPVIPPRGEGFDATRCMNPWVVRSGDNYRVFYAGRDKAGTHTLGMATSAIGDLADWERTGPLFGSGAPGSFDAKWCVLPHAVKFGEAQWHLYYTGNAGRGVGLSSFPGLGVATSSDGINWTRSDRPPVLAPSGEYGTPDAIGIAGGSLIAVDQPDGSKQWWFYYTGCPTTGKAHALNQQKTICLAVSDDGIHWEKRGAVMLRNPERDYENIAVAGPVVLRDDDGLYRMWYSAIGTRWGFYSIAYAESDDGIYWRRGVKSDDNLQLTPNGSGWEKQMVEYPTVIREGDHLRMFYCGNGYGTTGIGTAVSK, encoded by the coding sequence ATGCAACTCTCCTTCTCAAACCGCATTGTCGTCGCGGTCGCCTTGTTTCTCGTGGCTCCCGCCTGTGGTGCCGCTGAACCATCGATCCGCGAACTGAACCGCTTCGCCGCCGCCGAAGCCCAACAGGCCGTCGCCGTCGACGCGACTTCTTATTGCGCGATCTCCAGCCAATCGATCGGTCGCTATGAAAAACAAACCAACAAACCGATCGCCAATTGGACAGCACCCGCCGATTCGACGATCCAGCATCTGAACAGCGGTCTCGTCTACGACGGCCGTCTGTATTGTGCCCATTCCAACTGGCCCGCCTCGCCGCTGAAGAACACGCTTGAAATCTTTGACGCCGCGACGCTGAAACCTTTGGAGAGCAAGGCGTTTCCCGAAAGCGAAGGAGCGATCAACTGGATCGATCGCCAACACGACGCGTGGTGGATCGTGTTTGCGTTTTACGGCGAAGAGGCCAGCCGAACCCAGCTGGTTCGATACGACGACAACTGGAAACCGACAGGCCACTGGAGTTTCCCGGAACCGGTCGTTCAGCGATTCCTGCCCAACAGCAACTCCGGCGGCAGCTTTGGCCCCAACGGCAACCTGTACGTGACCGGGCACGATCGCGGCGAACTGTATGTTTTGGACGTTCCTGAGGCCGACGGCGAATTGATCCATGTCAACACACTGGCCGCGCCGATCGCGGGGCAGGGCATCGCATGGGACCGCAGCGACGTCGGATCGCTGTACGGGATCGTCCGTGGCAACAAAGAAGTCGTTGCGATGCAGATGTCCAACACCGAAGAGTTCACGAAATTGAAGCGTCCGGTGGAGTGGGTTCGCAATAAAAACAATCCCGTGATACCGCCGCGGGGCGAAGGATTTGATGCCACGCGTTGCATGAACCCATGGGTCGTCCGCAGCGGCGACAACTATCGCGTCTTCTACGCCGGCAGGGACAAGGCGGGGACGCACACGCTCGGGATGGCGACGTCGGCAATTGGCGACCTCGCAGATTGGGAGCGAACAGGTCCGCTGTTCGGCTCCGGCGCCCCCGGTTCGTTTGACGCCAAGTGGTGCGTGCTGCCACATGCTGTCAAATTTGGCGAGGCGCAGTGGCATCTGTATTACACCGGCAACGCCGGGCGTGGCGTGGGGCTGAGCTCCTTTCCAGGACTTGGCGTGGCGACCAGCAGCGATGGAATCAACTGGACTCGCAGCGATCGCCCGCCGGTTCTAGCTCCCAGCGGAGAATACGGCACTCCCGACGCGATCGGGATCGCTGGCGGATCGTTGATCGCGGTCGATCAGCCCGACGGGTCGAAGCAGTGGTGGTTCTATTACACCGGATGTCCAACGACCGGCAAGGCGCATGCGCTCAACCAGCAGAAGACGATCTGCCTGGCGGTTTCCGACGACGGCATCCACTGGGAAAAGCGTGGCGCCGTGATGCTCCGCAACCCCGAACGCGACTACGAAAACATCGCCGTCGCTGGCCCCGTGGTGCTGCGGGATGACGACGGCCTGTACCGCATGTGGTATTCAGCGATCGGCACGCGATGGGGCTTTTATTCGATCGCGTACGCCGAATCGGACGATGGCATCTATTGGCGCCGCGGAGTTAAATCGGACGACAACCTGCAACTCACTCCCAACGGTTCGGGCTGGGAAAAACAGATGGTCGAATACCCAACCGTGATCCGCGAAGGAGACCATCTGCGGATGTTCTATTGCGGCAACGGCTACGGCACCACCGGAATCGGAACCGCTGTCTCGAAGTAG
- the mntR gene encoding manganese-binding transcriptional regulator MntR — protein MPPDSGTDAASAPLRDPGLPSKTHQRTRSDHASEVAEDYVEAIADAIAQRGVCRAVDLVNQFAVTHATVNNTIGRLQRDGLVQTEPYQPIELTAKGKRLATQSRKRHEIVEAFLRRLGVSEQTAAADTEGIEHHVSKETLAAMKRVLTKGWPE, from the coding sequence CTGCCGCCTGACAGCGGAACCGACGCCGCATCCGCACCTTTAAGGGATCCTGGTTTGCCCTCCAAGACGCATCAACGCACTCGATCCGACCACGCTAGCGAGGTTGCGGAGGACTATGTCGAAGCGATCGCCGACGCGATCGCTCAGCGTGGGGTCTGTCGCGCCGTCGATTTAGTCAATCAATTTGCTGTTACGCACGCCACGGTCAACAATACGATCGGGCGTTTGCAGCGGGACGGGTTGGTGCAGACCGAGCCGTATCAGCCGATCGAACTTACAGCGAAGGGGAAGCGATTGGCGACGCAATCGCGGAAGCGGCACGAGATTGTCGAGGCGTTTCTGCGTCGATTGGGTGTCAGCGAGCAGACGGCCGCCGCGGACACCGAGGGGATCGAGCATCATGTCAGCAAAGAAACGCTGGCTGCGATGAAACGCGTCCTGACCAAAGGCTGGCCCGAATAA
- a CDS encoding DUF1559 domain-containing protein, with amino-acid sequence MRVERFLIRKDFQTAHHKRSRRRGFTLVELLVVIAIIGLLVGLLLPAVQAARETARRMTCSNQLKQIGLATHNYHSTFGRFPSGYVSYPTRNGSAPASVQIDPLTWDAGPGWGWSTGLLPFVEASTLIDNMRIDQPIWSVANRQAIATTLPLFLCPSATGGDEPFDVQGASGNPLSIGGGTVRVGRSHYVASHGQESCWGECGSAATGEIFTNIYTSTTTIVAIDGDAGRVADGPFFRNSKTRFRDVTDGTTNTIFFGEHSSALSDKTWVGVVPGAYTHPQFSSPENGPDAAATLTLVHAGPSGGELDITGSPIIHPVNFPTYHVGQMYSQHPGGGMVCMGDGSVRFVSEYVDLFLWAELSSMNEGEVIAGEAL; translated from the coding sequence ATGCGAGTCGAACGTTTTCTCATTCGCAAAGATTTCCAAACCGCCCACCACAAAAGGTCTCGCCGACGAGGGTTTACGCTAGTCGAACTGCTTGTTGTGATCGCGATCATCGGGCTGCTAGTCGGCCTGTTATTGCCAGCCGTCCAGGCGGCTCGCGAGACGGCGCGGCGGATGACGTGCAGCAATCAACTGAAACAAATTGGACTGGCAACGCACAACTACCACTCCACCTTCGGACGGTTCCCTTCGGGCTACGTCTCTTATCCGACAAGGAACGGTTCGGCCCCCGCTTCGGTTCAGATCGATCCGCTGACCTGGGACGCCGGTCCCGGCTGGGGTTGGTCGACGGGGTTGCTGCCGTTTGTCGAAGCAAGCACGTTGATCGACAACATGCGAATCGATCAACCGATCTGGTCCGTTGCGAACCGACAAGCGATCGCAACAACGCTGCCATTGTTTTTGTGCCCCAGCGCCACCGGCGGCGACGAACCGTTTGACGTTCAGGGCGCGTCGGGCAACCCTTTGAGCATCGGTGGCGGGACGGTTCGCGTCGGACGCAGCCACTATGTCGCCAGCCACGGTCAAGAGAGTTGTTGGGGCGAATGCGGTTCGGCAGCGACGGGAGAGATTTTTACAAACATCTACACGTCGACGACAACGATCGTGGCGATCGATGGCGATGCGGGGCGAGTGGCCGACGGGCCGTTCTTTCGGAATTCCAAAACGCGATTCCGCGACGTGACCGATGGGACCACCAACACGATCTTTTTTGGTGAGCACAGTTCCGCGCTGAGCGACAAAACGTGGGTGGGCGTCGTGCCCGGTGCCTACACACATCCACAGTTTTCTTCGCCCGAAAACGGTCCCGACGCCGCGGCGACGCTGACGCTGGTACACGCCGGGCCATCGGGTGGCGAGCTGGATATCACCGGCAGCCCGATCATTCACCCGGTCAACTTCCCCACCTATCACGTCGGTCAAATGTACTCGCAGCATCCCGGCGGCGGGATGGTTTGCATGGGCGATGGAAGCGTTCGCTTTGTCAGCGAATACGTCGATCTGTTCCTGTGGGCGGAACTGTCGAGCATGAACGAAGGGGAAGTCATCGCTGGGGAGGCGCTGTGA
- a CDS encoding GNAT family N-acetyltransferase, with product MNLRIVKSEAEFMQLQEAWDALDPAPMQSFAWNFAWWQSFSRYNALRIYCYEDQGTVVGIAPFYFDRRLGQRALKFLGSGITCSDYAQLIVADEHRQDFLSEIAEDVRQSRFIRMVELDGVLADPSQNPDLKIVDQLGTPFWRYDRDVDSSWLLELPDSWDQFLKQSASNLRRKVRKAARRIDGGEVQIRSTRDDLSVESAFATLVRLHLERTDAKGLQSAFCDPEYVRFLHAAAADLIPQGKAEILIAEHQGKPIAVHFNLQGPRGPQLYQSGASRDAMELEPGYLLFTHVIRRTIGEGIAEFDFLRGDEPYKKFWGARPVHLATVRCVSKSLFTTAGHKLALGARRLKNDLRSFQWRGLGVAR from the coding sequence ATGAATCTACGGATTGTCAAAAGCGAAGCTGAATTCATGCAGCTGCAGGAAGCCTGGGACGCGCTGGATCCCGCACCGATGCAGAGCTTCGCCTGGAACTTCGCATGGTGGCAAAGCTTCAGCCGCTATAACGCGCTGCGGATCTATTGCTACGAAGATCAAGGGACCGTTGTCGGAATCGCACCGTTCTATTTTGACCGTCGCCTTGGCCAACGCGCTTTGAAGTTCCTCGGCAGCGGGATCACATGCAGCGATTACGCGCAATTGATCGTCGCCGACGAACACCGCCAAGATTTCCTTTCCGAGATCGCCGAAGACGTCCGCCAGTCGCGGTTCATCCGGATGGTCGAACTCGACGGCGTCCTAGCCGATCCCTCCCAAAACCCCGACCTCAAGATCGTCGACCAATTGGGAACTCCCTTCTGGCGATACGACCGCGACGTCGATTCGTCTTGGCTTTTGGAACTGCCTGATTCTTGGGACCAATTCCTCAAGCAATCGGCTTCCAATTTACGCCGCAAGGTTCGCAAAGCTGCCCGCCGGATCGACGGCGGCGAGGTGCAGATCCGTTCGACCCGCGACGACCTGTCGGTCGAATCGGCATTTGCGACGCTGGTCCGTCTGCATCTGGAACGAACCGATGCCAAGGGGCTGCAGTCGGCGTTTTGCGATCCCGAATACGTCCGCTTCCTGCATGCCGCCGCGGCCGATTTGATCCCTCAGGGGAAAGCTGAAATCCTGATTGCGGAACATCAAGGCAAACCGATCGCCGTCCATTTCAACTTGCAGGGCCCACGCGGTCCCCAGTTGTATCAGTCCGGCGCGTCGCGCGATGCAATGGAACTGGAACCCGGATATCTGCTGTTCACTCATGTCATCCGGCGGACGATCGGTGAAGGGATTGCGGAGTTCGACTTCCTCCGCGGCGACGAACCCTACAAAAAGTTCTGGGGTGCTCGCCCTGTCCACTTAGCAACGGTGCGGTGTGTGTCGAAGAGTTTGTTCACGACTGCTGGGCATAAGCTGGCTCTTGGCGCACGGCGACTGAAAAACGATCTACGCAGCTTTCAATGGCGTGGGCTGGGAGTGGCTCGATGA